The Pirellulales bacterium genome contains the following window.
ATGTTATCGCATGTATATGTATCTGTCAAGAGGTGCGAGATTAAAGATTTAGGATTTTGGGATTAAGGCTGCCGGGCGGGGATCGGATCGCGAAAGCACGAAAACGCGAAAGAAAGCAGAGACCGCTTGCCCGGTTCCCGTGATTTTCCAAGGTCAGCTCGCGGGAGGATGATTTCAGAGGTCGATCGCGGGCCTGCGTGGCCCCTGATCTATGCTACGCCTACGCCGTTGCTGTCCCTGGCGGGCGGGTTCGCGAAAAAGTATTGTAAGGTCGTTGCGCTCAGCGTACGTGCATTTTTTAACAGGTAAACTTACCCATGACAGTGCTTTTCCCTCCCTAGCCAGATCGCGGCTCGTGCGGTTCCACGCCAGCCCACGTTTTTTTGGAACCGGTCATAAGTAAATACAGTCCCAGTACAAAACATAATGCAATCGGAAAACGAAGCGTAATCTTTAGCTTTCCTGACACGACCCAGTCGATCATGTCAATCAAAACCATCAGAGCCGCTAATGACAAATTAAGGATACCTACAGTGCGCCGAATCAACATAGTGCACTCCTCAGTCAAAATGTTGGGATACATCCTTGTGCAACAACGTTTTTCCAACAGTTCAATGCATCTTCGCAGACAGCCAAAGTACCTTCCGTCGCAGCTGCAATGCATGCTACACATAGATATGTGTTTCCAGTCTTGCATACCTCTGCACATCCAACGGCCGAGCCAGCTCCCGTTCCTATGCAAGCAGCGGATTTCAACTCGCATCGTAGAATTGGCCAAAAACAACGCAAGCAAAGTGAATAATCAGGGGAAACAGATGGTGTTGGAGCATCAACTAGATTCCATGGATCCCCCGCTTCTGGGAAACATGTCCTCTGATTAAGCTTATCGCGGAACCAATTCAATCGACTACAGGCCTTTTTACAACAACTCTTTGGTCCTCCCATTCCGATACAATCGATCTGAGCATGACGGGTTTCAATTGAAAATCCGAAACCCCATGTGAAAGTCTGGCAAGTACATTCGCATTCAATCCACCTTTCACCTGTTGGATCTAAAGCATTTGGTGGATTAGCTCCAACGTAACGATACAGATTCATATCCCCTGCGTCATACCCAATCGGATCCCTGCCCACGAACCTGCCGAGCGTGGGATGATAATACCGCGCCCGGTAGTCGTAGAGCAACGTCTCGGGGTCGAGCTGGCGGCCGGTGTAAAGATTCTTCTGCTTGATGGCGGACGTGCCGGTCGGGCTGCCGTAGCTGCTATTGTAGACCGTGGCCTGGCCGTAGGGCGTGTAGCCGTAGTGCTCCTGGACCGCGGCAGAGGCGGTGATCATTCCTGTGACGTTGAAATTGGCATCGTGCAGCGCGAAGTAATACGTGCTGGTCGAGTTGTTATTGTAGTACCGCGCGGCCAGGGCATCGACGTAGTAGGGATGCCAGACCATTTCGTGCCACTCGACTCGCGTGTTGTCCGGCTGCAGATAGGCCAGCTCCTGGATGACCTGGTTCTGCTCGCTCTGGTAGTAATCGTGCTTGCGGGTGTCGCCGGAGCCGAGATCGACGATTTTCCGAATCCGCCGGTTCAGGCCGTCGTACTCGAACGTGGCCACATTGACGTCGGAGTCTACCGACTCACCTGCCTCGTGTCAATATTTATACATGTCCAGTTTTACTCTCCCCCCCACGACATAAATACCTACGACAGAAAAAGGTGCATGTTCAATTACACGTCTGTCACTCCACGTTCGGAATTCGATTGCTTTGTCCAATGTACGAAATAGATGATGATCGTTGAGTTCATTGTGCCATTGCTTCGCAGCATGGGCACGTTCAGTATCATCATAACCACAGTTCATCAAACCGGACAAAAGTGATTGATCCGCAACAATATCGAATCCAAGGAACATCCAAGACGGATCGCACTGCAATGGTTTTGTGACAACTTTATAAGGCCATTTGTCATCATTGTAGCATCGTTCAGGCTCAAAACAGGCCAACGCAATGACACAATAGTCGTCGGCGTCACGACTCGAATGCTGTTGTAAATGAAAAAGTAGCTCGTCGAGATTATTAAACAGTGGGTCATTCAACCCAATGTAAAATGATGGCATTGGCACGGTAGAGTATACGTGTGTATCAGATGTGGTTTGATCGAATAC
Protein-coding sequences here:
- a CDS encoding RHS repeat-associated core domain-containing protein, which encodes MATFEYDGLNRRIRKIVDLGSGDTRKHDYYQSEQNQVIQELAYLQPDNTRVEWHEMVWHPYYVDALAARYYNNNSTSTYYFALHDANFNVTGMITASAAVQEHYGYTPYGQATVYNSSYGSPTGTSAIKQKNLYTGRQLDPETLLYDYRARYYHPTLGRFVGRDPIGYDAGDMNLYRYVGANPPNALDPTGERWIECECTCQTFTWGFGFSIETRHAQIDCIGMGGPKSCCKKACSRLNWFRDKLNQRTCFPEAGDPWNLVDAPTPSVSPDYSLCLRCFWPILRCELKSAACIGTGAGSAVGCAEVCKTGNTYLCVACIAAATEGTLAVCEDALNCWKNVVAQGCIPTF